From Anaerohalosphaera lusitana, one genomic window encodes:
- a CDS encoding ParB N-terminal domain-containing protein, translated as MAQNKICRLPLSRLVEHEANPNRMNKSTFEKLVRNIDRTGNYEPIVVRKHPSRAGDYQVINGHHRRKALMELDRTHADCVVWDVDDDETMVLLATLNRLGGQDDLQKKRELIEQLAKKYSSDDLAKITNETQASIQTLKDLRESCIEAKPAKPEMLVPEVFYLREEQQEAVRDSIAKACPEAGTKAQKRAAALVKICRAYEEAGEQNG; from the coding sequence ATGGCACAGAATAAGATCTGTCGTCTGCCTTTGAGCAGGCTTGTCGAGCATGAAGCCAATCCGAACAGGATGAACAAGTCAACTTTTGAAAAGCTTGTTCGAAACATCGATAGGACGGGTAATTACGAACCGATCGTCGTCCGGAAGCACCCATCGCGGGCGGGAGACTATCAGGTCATTAACGGCCATCACAGGCGTAAGGCTCTGATGGAGCTTGACCGTACGCATGCGGATTGTGTCGTCTGGGATGTGGATGATGATGAGACGATGGTTCTGCTGGCGACGCTGAATCGGCTAGGCGGGCAGGATGATCTGCAGAAGAAGCGTGAACTGATCGAGCAGTTGGCGAAAAAGTATTCAAGCGATGATCTTGCGAAGATCACCAACGAAACGCAGGCGAGTATTCAGACGCTCAAGGATCTGCGTGAGAGCTGTATTGAAGCTAAGCCGGCAAAGCCTGAGATGCTGGTGCCCGAGGTATTCTATCTGAGAGAGGAACAGCAAGAGGCTGTTCGTGATTCGATCGCGAAGGCGTGTCCAGAGGCGGGTACTAAGGCCCAGAAGCGGGCAGCAGCGCTGGTGAAAATATGTCGGGCATACGAGGAGGCGGGAGAGCAGAATGGCTAA
- a CDS encoding ATP-binding cassette domain-containing protein: protein MIELNAAKVYPWHGQISEQVCKVMRMFGISVGTMRERGLRYELDLAIEPGQICYLSGPSGSGKSTLLRELYEATTEQKVRLEDIELSETQTLVDCIAGETTLGKLLTLSKAGLSDVFTVLNKPANLSEGQKYRYRLACAIAGDSQVIFADEFCSNLDRIGAAVIAHNIARFARRSKKIFVLAGARDDFLADLRPDVIVKIELGGRTEVIRREREAGDGRADR, encoded by the coding sequence ATGATCGAATTGAACGCGGCGAAGGTGTATCCATGGCATGGGCAGATCAGTGAGCAGGTCTGCAAGGTCATGCGGATGTTCGGTATCAGTGTCGGTACGATGCGCGAGCGCGGGCTGAGGTATGAGCTGGATCTGGCGATTGAGCCGGGGCAGATATGCTATCTGTCGGGGCCGAGCGGATCGGGAAAGAGTACGCTGCTGCGGGAATTGTATGAAGCGACCACGGAGCAGAAGGTGCGGCTGGAGGATATCGAGCTTAGCGAAACGCAAACGCTAGTCGACTGCATTGCGGGAGAGACCACGCTGGGTAAATTGCTGACACTGAGCAAGGCGGGTCTGAGCGATGTATTTACGGTGCTGAACAAGCCGGCGAATCTGAGTGAGGGGCAAAAGTATCGTTACAGACTGGCTTGTGCGATTGCGGGTGATTCGCAAGTGATATTCGCGGATGAGTTCTGTTCTAACCTCGATCGCATCGGGGCGGCTGTGATAGCTCACAACATCGCGCGATTTGCGAGACGAAGCAAGAAGATATTTGTGCTGGCCGGCGCGCGTGACGATTTTCTGGCGGATCTTCGGCCGGATGTTATCGTCAAGATCGAGCTGGGCGGGCGAACGGAGGTCATCAGGCGCGAGAGGGAGGCAGGTGATGGCCGGGCGGATCGATAG
- a CDS encoding PEP-CTERM sorting domain-containing protein (PEP-CTERM proteins occur, often in large numbers, in the proteomes of bacteria that also encode an exosortase, a predicted intramembrane cysteine proteinase. The presence of a PEP-CTERM domain at a protein's C-terminus predicts cleavage within the sorting domain, followed by covalent anchoring to some some component of the (usually Gram-negative) cell surface. Many PEP-CTERM proteins exhibit an unusual sequence composition that includes large numbers of potential glycosylation sites. Expression of one such protein has been shown restore the ability of a bacterium to form floc, a type of biofilm.), with the protein MKGFGVIKYHILLLFVFCGSSLAQLTRYVDKAQFVDAVPPIVATESFEDLATDASSAQRNTIELAQVTISTLDTSLSVHNTPEYGQQPTDGSQYVRISGGDEPGGREITFDFITPVNWFGLNIIDWGDGTVNGSGELVARVDCTEYIDITQGTKPDGNVTFFGFSSNNPFDCITIYNDIPTDSWAIDELYFATPEPATAVIFAAGTLMLARRRKK; encoded by the coding sequence TTGAAAGGTTTTGGCGTGATAAAATATCATATTTTATTGCTGTTCGTTTTTTGCGGTTCTTCCCTGGCACAACTTACGCGTTACGTCGACAAGGCTCAATTTGTAGATGCCGTGCCGCCAATAGTTGCCACCGAAAGCTTCGAAGACTTAGCGACCGATGCATCTTCCGCGCAGAGAAACACCATCGAACTCGCACAGGTAACCATCAGTACCCTCGACACAAGTCTTTCAGTTCACAATACTCCTGAATACGGTCAGCAGCCAACAGACGGAAGCCAGTACGTCCGCATCAGCGGCGGTGATGAGCCGGGAGGCAGAGAAATTACGTTCGACTTCATAACCCCCGTAAACTGGTTCGGTCTGAACATAATCGACTGGGGTGACGGCACCGTCAACGGTTCCGGCGAACTGGTCGCACGCGTCGACTGCACCGAATACATCGACATAACACAAGGTACCAAACCCGACGGCAACGTGACATTCTTCGGATTCAGCTCAAACAACCCGTTTGACTGTATCACGATTTACAACGACATACCTACTGATTCGTGGGCCATCGACGAGCTATATTTTGCAACGCCAGAACCCGCAACGGCCGTGATTTTTGCAGCGGGCACCCTAATGCTCGCCCGCCGTAGAAAGAAATAA